From a single Plutella xylostella chromosome 5, ilPluXylo3.1, whole genome shotgun sequence genomic region:
- the LOC125491462 gene encoding uncharacterized protein LOC125491462, producing MDNPPPDDAHDPTSEVGSVRAESRTEDLWRLMFEQQTRNMKQLIEAIKGPSISSAISMPEYNPDTPDSDARAWSNTVDLILSEQPLQGAPLIIALSKALKGSASSWLSQISYSGMTWPDFQSIFLCRFDLKETSAATIIKLTNTQPKDGEALAAYASRLVSSLITKWNGLTTEQIAVASVLAHVSKFDSRVHHLAHTTDVTSRTKLQQELNVFTQLKRKFSSTENTDASEPKRSKLPTPVCHYCGIVGHKANMCRKRAAQLKSTSSSSSSTKPWTKPTDVVCYRCGQSGHIAPSCPNAAGPSNGTTGPAGTRGAGSRSGPAVERRVESCEVQPITGVMKQSNQHEDV from the coding sequence ATGGATAACCCGCCTCCTGATGACGCCCACGATCCTACATCAGAAGTGGGATCGGTTCGGGCTGAATCGCGGACTGAGGACCTATGGCGATTAATGTTTGAGCAGCAAACCCGTAATATGAAACAATTAATAGAAGCTATTAAAGGGCCCTCAATTTCATCTGCGATTTCTATGCCTGAATACAACCCTGATACACCTGATTCTGACGCTCGTGCCTGGAGCAATACTGTTGATCTCATCTTATCAGAGCAACCGCTCCAAGGTGCTCCTCTGATTATTGCCCTCAGTAAAGCCTTGAAAGGGAGTGCATCTTCATGGCTTTCGCAGATCTCATATTCTGGCATGACGTGGCCTGATTTTCAAAGTATTTTCCTTTGTCGTTTCGATCTAAAAGAAACTAGTGCAGCCACCATtatcaaactaacaaacaCCCAACCAAAAGATGGAGAAGCTTTAGCAGCCTATGCAAGTCGCTTAGTCTCCTCTTTAATCACCAAGTGGAATGGCCTAACTACTGAACAAATAGCCGTTGCTAGTGTTCTCGCACACGTGTCAAAGTTTGATTCCCGTGTTCATCATCTTGCTCACACCACCGACGTAACTTCTAGGACGAAGTTACAGCAAGAATTAAATGTTTTCACGCAATTAAAGCGAAAATTTTCGTCCACTGAAAATACTGACGCTTCAGAACCAAAACGTTCTAAACTACCTACCCCAGTTTGCCACTACTGTGGTATTGTTGGTCACAAAGCTAACATGTGTCGTAAAAGGGCCGCACAACTAAAATCGACTTCTTCATCCAGCTCATCTACTAAACCTTGGACCAAACCAACGGATGTCGTCTGCTACCGATGTGGACAGTCTGGACACATCGCACCAAGCTGTCCGAACGCAGCTGGACCAAGCAATGGCACAACTGGACCTGCCGGGACCCGAGGGGCTGGCTCGAGAAGTGGACCTGCAGTAGAGCGCCGAGTCGAATCTTGCGAGGTTCAACCCATCACCGGCGTGATGAAACAATCTA